ACGGACGACGGCGGCCCCAACTCGGCGCGCCCGGCCTCGTCCGGAAGTCCGCCCTCGCGCAGGGCGGCGCGGAATCCGCCCAGGCGTTCCGCACCCGTGGGCAGTTCCTCCGGGCCGCCCAGGTACGCGATGCGCGTATGGCCCAGCTCCACCAGGTGGGCCGTGGCCCGGCGCAGTGCCTCGTGGTCGTCCACGCCGAACCACTGGGCGCCGAGCGAGGGGTGGCGGCGCAGGAGCTGCAAGTGCGGTACGGCGCGCAGGAGTTTGACGGACTCGTTGTGCGGGCGGGCCGTGGGCACGATGATGACGCCGGCCACGCGGTTCGCGGACAGCTCCCGCAGATGGCGCAGTTCCACCATCCGGTCGTCGTCGGTCTCCGAGAGCATCAGCTGGAAGCCCTCGGCCTCCATGTTCTTGGAGAGCTCGTGCGCGATGGTCGAGTAGAAGCTGTTGCGGATGTCCGGGATCACCAGGGCGACCACGTTGCTGGACGCGCCGCGCATCATCCGCGCCGCCCGGTTGCCGACGTAGCCCATCTCGGAGGCGGTCCGGCGGACCCGGAACTTGGTCTCCTCGCTGATGCGGGCATCGTCGGCGAGTGCCCGGCCGACGGTCGAGACGGAGATCCCGAGGCGTTCGGCGATGTCCTTGGTCGTGATCACGTAAAGGTCCCCTCCGGCTGACTCGCCCGTGGCCGTCACTGTCCGTATGCCAACGATAGCACCGGTGTCGCGCTCCGTGGTCGGGGGAGCGGGGGACGGGATGCGCCGATGCGCATTGTGCTAACGTTAGCATTGCTGAATGGGCCGTGCAGCCGCCTTTGGCTGCCCAAGTACGGAGGTGTCCGTGCGGATCGTCAGGTATGCCGTCGGCGGCGCGTGTCACTACGGAGAACTCGAATCCGATGACGTCACCATCGCCCGATTCGAGGGCGATCCCTTCACGGGACTGACCCCTTCGGGAGTTCTCGACGAAATGGGTGACGTCGTCCTTCTGTCGCCGGTCGAGAGTCCCCGGATCTTCGGGTTCGCCTACAACTACGCCTCACATGTCGACGAGACCGACCGTGATGTCCCCGACGTTCCCGTGTGCTTCATGAAGCCGAGCACGGCGGTCGTGGGGCCGGGTGACGCCATTGTTTATCCGGCCGATGGCGAACTCATCCATTTCGAGGGTGAGTTGGTCGTCGTCATCGGAAAAAAGGCCCGCCATGTGAAACCGGCCGAAGCCCATGAGTACATCCTCGGCTATACGTGCGGCAACGACGTCAGTGACCGCATCGTCCAGCGCAAGGAAAGCAGATACGGAACACTGCTCATCGGGAAGGGGCAGGACACCTTCGCTCCCCTCGGACCGGTCATCGCCACCGAACTCGACCCGTCCGCCCTCTCGTTGACCACGCGCGTGAACGGCCGTGTCACGCAGTCGGCGAGCACCGCCGACCTGATGCTCCCCGTGCCCGACCTCGTCAGCTATCTCAGCCGTTACCTGACGCTGCTGCCCGGGGACGTGATCATGACCGGTACACCCGCCGGGGTCGGGCCGATCCGCCCGGGCGACGAGGTCGAGGTCGAGGTCGAGGGCATCGGCGTCCTGCGCAACCCGGTTGTGGCCGAGGGGCGTTGAGCGCGGGAGCCGGCAGTCGGAGCGTGGCAGAGGGGCTGCCCACCAGTCTTGGTGGGCAGCCCCTTCAGCGTGTCAGCGGACCGCGTTGTTGAACTGCCCCGGACGGACGAAGACCAGGGCGACGACGCCGGCCAGCGGCAGGAGCGTCACCTGCAGGAGTCCGGCCCGGTCCCAGCCGAAGGCGTCCACCAGGGCGGCGAACAGCAGGCCCGAGAAGGCCGCCGGACCGTAGTAGCTGGTGACGAACAGACCGGAGGCGCGGCCGATCTGCGACGGACGGACGGCCCGCTGCATCACGCTGTTGCTGTTGGGATAGATGAAGCCCAGGCCGAAGGCGCCCATCAGGAAGGCGAACACGCACTGCACGCCGACGCCCGCCTGCGTGTCGTAGATGCACACGCTGATCGCGGAGACGGCCAGCAGGCTCAGGATCAGCAGATTGCGCTGGTTCACGCGGTCGCCGAGCCAGCCGCCGAAAAGGGCTGTCATCCCGCCGAAGCCGAGGAAACTCATGGCCAGGGCGGCCTGTCCGGCGGAGTAGTGCAGCGACGTGATGAGGTACGTCGGGTAGAGGCCGAGGAACCCGTAGATGGCCACGCCGCTGACGACCGAGTGGACGGCCAGCGCCACCGTGTTGCGGTTGTAGGCGGAGGCCGGCATGTGGTCGTAGGTCGCGGTCGAGGCCGCCTTCTCCGCGGAGTGCTCGGTCAGACCGGCCTTCAGCAGGAACAGCGATGCGGCGGCGATCAGCAGCCCGGCCGTGCCGAACAGGTAGAAGGGCGAGTGCCAGGTGCCGTGGGTGCTCGCGAGCTCGACGCCGATGAGCGGGGCGATGAACACGCCCACGGAGTAGCCCACACCGATCGCGCCGAACGCGAGACCACGCCGCTGCACGAAGAAGGCGCCCATCGCGGCGAAGATCGCGGCGGACTGCATGCCCTCGCCGAAGCCCGAGACCACCCGGTACAGGGTCATGTCGGCGAAGCCGGTGGCCAGCGGGGTGGCCATGGTGCCGACGGAGTAGATCACGATGCTGACCAGCAGCACGGTCTTGCGCCGGAACCGGTCCAGCAGATAGCCCGCGGGCAGGCCGGCCAGGGCCATGCCGAGCGTGAAGTTCGTCGCCAGCAGCCCGCCCTGCTCCAGGGAGAACCCGTACTCGGTACGGATGTCGGGGAGCAGCGGCGGAAAGACCTGGCGGTCCATCGCGTTGACCATGTACGAGAGAACCACCAGCAGGAAGCCCACACCGATCATGGCCCGGGAGACGGCCGGACGGCCGCTTTCCCGGGTGGCTTTCACGGGGACTGCACTGGTGTCGACTTGCGCTGCGTGAGTCATTGCGGCTCCTGATGAGGAAGAGGGCGCGGCAGGCCGCGGCGGATCCGTCGCCGCACGAAGGCGTACGGCGATGACGGGAAGCGATGAGGTGAACACGGACTCGAGTCGGCGACGGCGATATCGGCGCCGGGTGAAGGAATACGGGCGAGCGGCCGCCGCGCGGTCGGACACCGCGTGCGAATTCAGCCTTGTAGCGCCCGTCGGGGACGTCCGTGGCTATGGCGTCTTCGACAACCGGACCTTGTGCGAACACTTGTCGGCCGCACGGTCGGGGTTGGCAGAAACCATGAAGGGAAGTGCCCGGCGCGTCAAGATGTGCGCGCGAATTTCCCGGGATGCCGGCGCTTTCCCGTGCTGAGCGGGTGCGCCTCCTTCGGGGCGGGGCGCAGGTCGGCCGCCCGGAGAGGCGTTCTTGACGATGTGCAGACCCACAGTGCTATCGTTAGCATCGCGTGGCTGTGACACAGTGAATTCGACGTGCCCCGGCGTCTTGCGACCCAGTTCCAGGGGCCCAGCGGTGGCACCCTCCGACCACGAGTCGGAGAGCGCCGGCGATTTCCCGACCGAGCCCAGCGACCCACCTCACCCTCATCCACGGCGGCCGTGGGCCATCGGACAAGCCGACGGCCGCCGTCCCGGTGATGCTCAGACCCGCTGACCGGACGCGACCGGGCGCCCAGCCCGGCCGTCCGCGGCGGCCGTACGATTCTGCGAGGACGATCTGCCATGACACCACCGAGCCGCCCAGCGACCGTGCTGCTCACCGACTACGCCTGGCCCGACGACTCCGTCGAGCGGTCCGTCATCGAGAGCGCGGGCCACACGCTGGTGTCCGGCCCCGCGGAACCCTCCTCCGCCGCGACCGTCGAGGCACTGGTGGCCGAGCACCGGCCCGCCGGCATCCTCACCTGCTGGGCCCCCGTCTCCGCCACCGCCGTCGGCGCCTCGCCGGACCTGCGGATCGTGGCCAGACTGGGCGTCGGCCTCGACAACATCGCCGTGGACACCGCCACCGAGCGGGGCGTATGGGTCACCAACGTGCCGGACTACTGCGTCGAGGAGGTCTCCGACCACGCGGTCGGCATGGTCCTCGCCTGGACGCGGGGCCTGGCCGTGTTCGACCGGGAGGTCCGCACGGGTCGCTGGGACCCCGCCGGTGCCCGGTTGCGCCGGCTGTCCGCGCTGACCTGCGGTGTCGTCGGCTTCGGCCGGATCGGACGCGCGACCGCCCGCAAGCTCGGCGCGTTCGGCTGCCGGATCCTGGCCCATGACCCGCACCCGCCGAAGGAGGCGCCCGGAGTCGAGTCGGTGGGCCTGGAGGAGCTGCTGCGCCGAAGCGACGTGGTGATCCTGCACGTACCGCTGACGCCCGGCACACACCACCTCATCGGCGCCGACCGGCTCGCGCTGATGAAGCCGGGCGGGCTGCTGGTCAACGTCAGCCGTGGCGGACTGGTGGACACCGACGCCGTCATCAAGGCGCTGGACGGCGGTCACCTCGCCGGAGCGGCCTTCGACGTCCTGGAGAGCGAGCCGCACGTCCCCGCCGCTCTGCTGGACCAGCCCGGCGCGCTGCTCACCCCTCACGTCGCCTTCTCCTCCGACGCCTCGGTCACGGAACTGCGCCGCCGCGCCGCGGAGGAGGTCGTCCGGATCCTCGCCGGCGAGGCACCGGCACATCCCTGCAACGACCCCGGCCTCCGGCCCGCCGGATCGGCCGACCGGCGATGAGCGCCGCCCCCGTGCCGCAGAGCCCGGACCCCGCGCTGTCGCGCTTCCTGACCGCCCACGGGCTCGCCGCTCCCGGCGAAGCCGCGCACTGGACACCGCTGGCGGGCGGGGTCTCCTCCGACCTGTGGCGGGTGGACCTGCCCGGCCGGTCGCTGTGCGTCAAACGGGCCCTGGCCCGGCTGCGGGTCGCCGCCGACTGGGAGGCACCGGTCTCGCGCAACGCCTACGAATGGGCGTGGATGCGGTTCGCGTCCCGGCACCGGCCGGACAGCGTGCCCGAACTGCTGGCCCACGACCCCGAAGCCGGCCTCTTCGCGATGGCGTACCTGCCCGCCGAGCGCTACCCCATGTGGAAGTCCCAACTCCTGGCCGGTGAGGTGGAGGTGACGACCGCGGCCGCTCTCGGGGAGATGCTCGGCGCCCTGCACGCGGCGAGCGCCGGGGACCCGGCCCTCGCCGCACAGTTCGCCACGGACGACAACTTCCACGCCCTGCGCATCGAGCCGTACCTGCTGGCCACCGCGGCGGCGCACCCCGGCCTGGCCGACATCCTCCGGAGCCTGGCCGACCGCACGGCCGGCACCCGCCTGGCCCTGGTGCACGGCGACGTCAGCCCCAAGAACATCCTCGTGGGCCCCACGGGACCGGTGCTGCTGGACGCCGAGTGCGCCTGGTACGGCGACCCGGCCTTCGACCTGGCGTTCTGCGTCAACCACCTGCTCCTCAAGAGCCTCGTCGTGCCCGGTCGCCGCGCCGAACTCCTGCGGTCCGCCCAGGCGCTGGCCGAGCGGTACGTCCGGCACGTCGACTGGGAACCCCGGTCGATCCTGGAGGCGCGGGCCGCCTCGCTGCTGCCCGCACTGCTGCTCGCCCGGGTGGACGGTAAGTCCCCGGTGGAGTACCTCACCGACGACCGCGACCGCCTGTTCGTCCGCACAGTGGCCACCGCCCTGCTGCGGGCCCCCGCGTCCACGGTGACCGGTGTGCTGGACGCCTGGGCGACCGCCCTGGAGACCCAAACCGCGGCCGGCACCGGCCACCAAGCGTGACCGACCGTCCGGCGGCCGGCACCCGCCACCCCGCGTGACCGACCGTCCGGCGGATCCGGCCGACCCAACGAGGAGAGACCATGCGCAGAGTCGTCACCGGCCATGACGAGAACGGCAGGTCGGTCGTCGTCAGCGACGGGCCCGTGCCGCGCAGCCGGGAGTTCACCAGCCTGCCGGGCTGGGTCTCCCGGCTGCCGTGGGCCACCGACCCGGGCCAACCGGTCAGCCGGGCGGGCGAGGACCCCACACCGAAGGTCACCAGCCTGCTTCCGGCGCCCGGCGGCACCCGCTTCATCGTCCTGACCTTCCCACCGGAGTCCGCGTTCGCCGACCCGGCCTTCGACCCGGTCGCCTTCGACCGGGAACAGCGGGCCGACTCACCCGGCATCGCCGAACTCATCGAACCCGACGGCATGCACACGACGCCGACCGTGGACTACGGCATCGTGATCCAGGGCGAGATCACCCTCGAACTCGACGACGGCGCCCGCACTCCGCTCTCCGCGGGGGACATCGTGATCCAGAACGGCACCCGGCACGCCTGGCGCAACCTCAGCGGCCGGCCGGTGACGGTGGCCTTCGTCCTGGTCGGGACCGAGCGTGACGGCTGACGGCCGACGCCGTGGCCGGGGAAGGCGCACGGCGCTCAGGTCCTGTCCACGGGCCCCAGGTCACCTGCACCGGGCCCTCCGACCGCGTGCGCAGCCGGTCAGGACCGCTGTCGGATGCTGTCGATGATGCGGGTCCAGTTGTCGCTGCCGTGGCCGCTCCCGATCGCCTGTCGGTAGTGGGCCTGCACGGCCCGGGGGAGTGCGAGGTCGAGGCCGAGTGACGCGCTGGTCTCGACGATGTGGTCGGCGGTCGCACCCATCATGGTGACGGTGCTGAGGTCGCCGGGGTGCTCTCCCGCGTCGAGCGCGACACCGGGTTTCCTCTCACCGGCCCTGAGGATGCCGCCGATCGAGTCGGTGAAGGAGAGCAGCTCCGGCAGCGCTTCCGACGCCTTGAGCCCTGCCGTGCCCAACATCGCGGTCGCGTGCATCAGTGCGGACAAGCCGGTGAGGAACACGGCGAGTTGGGCCTGGTACATCAGCTGGGCGAGGCCGGGGTCGGCGCCCAGATACCTCGGTGTCCCGAGCGCGGCCAACACGGCCCGGTGGGTCTCCATCACCTGCTCACGGCCGCTGTAGTAGACGTGGGCCGCCTCGGTCCCCACCATCGGCGCCGGAACCATGACACCTCCGGTGAGGAAACCCGCGCCGTGGGCCGCCGCCCAGGTTGCCGCCTCACGGGTGCGATCGGGCGTGTCGGAGCTCAGGTTGACCAGGGTGCGGCCGGCGAGCGATGCGGTGGCGTCGCCGAGGATGTCGTACATCGCCTGGTAGTCGGTGAGGCTGAGGATCACGAGGTCACTCGCCTCGACCGCCTCGCCGGGTGTGGTGGCGAGGGTCGCCCCGGCGGTGACGACGCCGTCGGCCCGGCCGGCGGTCCGGTTCCAGACGGTGACGGGGTGCCCGGCGGTGAGAAGGGTGCGGGTCATGGCCTGGCCCATCGGACCCAGCCCGAGCACGGTGACGGCGCTGTTCCGCCTGCTGGTGGAGTTCGGTTGTTCGATCACCCCTCCATGCTCGGAGAGCGCCGCTAGGGTCGGAAGTACCCACTATTTACTGCGGTACTTACCTTTTAGTAAGGGGATCAGCGATGGCCAAGGCACCCCGATGCGGGCCCTACATCTGCGGCATCGACGCCGCGCTCGACGTGGTGAGCGGGAAGTGGAAGGGACTGATCCTCTGGGAACTCGAAGCCCATGGGATACGTCGCTTCGCCGAACTCCGGCGCGGCTTACCGGGAGTGAGCGAGAAGATGCTGACGCAGCACCTTCGGGAGATGGAGGAGGACGGCCTCGTCCACCGGGTGGTGTACGCCGAGGTGCCACCGCGCGTGGAGTACTCCCTCACGGAGCACGGGCACACACTGAATCGCGCCCTTGAGCCGCTCGGTGCCTGGGGTGTTGAGCGGATCCGCCGCGAAGGCTCCCGAGTGGCCGAAGTGTCCGCCGGCTAGCCGCACAGGAACCGGCCGGGGGCGGCTCAGCTCTCGTACGTGTGGAACCCCCGTCCGCTCTTCCGGCCGAGGTGACCCGCGGCGACCATGCGGCGCAGCAGGGCCGGTGGGGCGTACAAAGGCTCCTTGTACTCCTCGTACATCGACTCGGCCACGGCCTGCGCGGTGTCGAGGCCGATGAGGTCGAGCAGCCGCAGCGGTCCCATGGGATGCGCGCACCCGAGCTCCATCCCGCGGTCGATGTCGTCCGGCCGGGCGGCGCCCGACTCCACCATCCGCACCGCGCTCAACAGGTAGGGCACGAGGAGGGCGTTGACGACGAAGCCGGAGCGGTCGGGCGCCTGGACGGCCTCCTTGCCCAGCTGCCCGGCGAAGTCACGGGCCCGCCGCAGCGTGTCGGCGCCTGTGACGAGGGCGGGAATCACCTCGACCAGCCGCTGAACGGGGACGGGGTTGAAGAAGTGCAGGCCGACGACCCGCTCGGGCCGCTCGGTGGCGACGGCGAGATCGACGACGGGAATCGAGGAGGTGTTGGTGGCCAGGACCGCCGCCGGGTCCTCGACCGCCTTGTCCAGGACGCGCAGGACCTCGGTCTTGACGTCACGGTTCTCGGCGACGGCCTCGACGACGAACTGCCGGTCGGCCATGTCGCCCAGGTCCACGGTGAACGACAGCCGGGCGAGGGCCTGATCGCGCTGCTCCGCACTGAGCTTGCCGTGCCGTACGCCCCGGTCCAGGGAGGCGGTGACGCGGCGGCGGCCCGCATCGGCCGCGTCCGGCGTGGATTCGGCGACGCGTACGTCGATGCCGTGGCGGGCGGCGACTTCGGCGATGCCGGAGCCCATGAGGCCGCAGCCGACGACGCCGAGACGGGTGACGGGATCCATCAGGGGGCCGTCCTTTCCGGTGAGGGTGAGGGTGAGGGTGAGGGTGAGCGGGAGGTGAGCGGTGTCAGAGATCGAGGACGAGACGCGGCCCGCGGGAGCGGGAGACGCAGATGAACATGGTGTCGCCGGCGGCCCGTTCGTCCTCGGTCAGCAGCGAGTCGCGATGGTCGGGTGTGCCCTCCAGCACGTCGGTCTCGCAGGTGCCGCACGTGCCTTCCCGGCAGGAGAAGTCGACGTCGACGCCGGCCTCCTCCAGGGTTTCGAGCACCGAACGGTCCGGCGGCACGGTGAGGGTGAGCCCGGACCGTGCGAGTTCCAGCTCGAAGGCCCTGGCCGCACCGGTCTCGGCGGCCTGCACCGGGGCGAAGCGTTCGACGCCCAGCGTGCCGGGCGGCCAGCCCGCGCAGTGTTCCTGCACCGCCCGCAGCAGGGGCTCGGGACCGCAG
Above is a window of Streptomyces griseorubiginosus DNA encoding:
- a CDS encoding LacI family DNA-binding transcriptional regulator, whose amino-acid sequence is MITTKDIAERLGISVSTVGRALADDARISEETKFRVRRTASEMGYVGNRAARMMRGASSNVVALVIPDIRNSFYSTIAHELSKNMEAEGFQLMLSETDDDRMVELRHLRELSANRVAGVIIVPTARPHNESVKLLRAVPHLQLLRRHPSLGAQWFGVDDHEALRRATAHLVELGHTRIAYLGGPEELPTGAERLGGFRAALREGGLPDEAGRAELGPPSSVGHGREAVRRLLQERDAPTALVLGSIQLTLGVLEELSAQGVKVPGELSVVGFGDEPGFSWWGPGLTTVGLPIQEMATGCALWLLRRLKTEPGNDGPYTSVSPGSLVLRGSTAPPGGRSPSTSA
- a CDS encoding fumarylacetoacetate hydrolase family protein; this encodes MRIVRYAVGGACHYGELESDDVTIARFEGDPFTGLTPSGVLDEMGDVVLLSPVESPRIFGFAYNYASHVDETDRDVPDVPVCFMKPSTAVVGPGDAIVYPADGELIHFEGELVVVIGKKARHVKPAEAHEYILGYTCGNDVSDRIVQRKESRYGTLLIGKGQDTFAPLGPVIATELDPSALSLTTRVNGRVTQSASTADLMLPVPDLVSYLSRYLTLLPGDVIMTGTPAGVGPIRPGDEVEVEVEGIGVLRNPVVAEGR
- a CDS encoding MFS transporter, with the protein product MKATRESGRPAVSRAMIGVGFLLVVLSYMVNAMDRQVFPPLLPDIRTEYGFSLEQGGLLATNFTLGMALAGLPAGYLLDRFRRKTVLLVSIVIYSVGTMATPLATGFADMTLYRVVSGFGEGMQSAAIFAAMGAFFVQRRGLAFGAIGVGYSVGVFIAPLIGVELASTHGTWHSPFYLFGTAGLLIAAASLFLLKAGLTEHSAEKAASTATYDHMPASAYNRNTVALAVHSVVSGVAIYGFLGLYPTYLITSLHYSAGQAALAMSFLGFGGMTALFGGWLGDRVNQRNLLILSLLAVSAISVCIYDTQAGVGVQCVFAFLMGAFGLGFIYPNSNSVMQRAVRPSQIGRASGLFVTSYYGPAAFSGLLFAALVDAFGWDRAGLLQVTLLPLAGVVALVFVRPGQFNNAVR
- a CDS encoding C-terminal binding protein, whose amino-acid sequence is MTPPSRPATVLLTDYAWPDDSVERSVIESAGHTLVSGPAEPSSAATVEALVAEHRPAGILTCWAPVSATAVGASPDLRIVARLGVGLDNIAVDTATERGVWVTNVPDYCVEEVSDHAVGMVLAWTRGLAVFDREVRTGRWDPAGARLRRLSALTCGVVGFGRIGRATARKLGAFGCRILAHDPHPPKEAPGVESVGLEELLRRSDVVILHVPLTPGTHHLIGADRLALMKPGGLLVNVSRGGLVDTDAVIKALDGGHLAGAAFDVLESEPHVPAALLDQPGALLTPHVAFSSDASVTELRRRAAEEVVRILAGEAPAHPCNDPGLRPAGSADRR
- a CDS encoding aminoglycoside phosphotransferase family protein — protein: MSAAPVPQSPDPALSRFLTAHGLAAPGEAAHWTPLAGGVSSDLWRVDLPGRSLCVKRALARLRVAADWEAPVSRNAYEWAWMRFASRHRPDSVPELLAHDPEAGLFAMAYLPAERYPMWKSQLLAGEVEVTTAAALGEMLGALHAASAGDPALAAQFATDDNFHALRIEPYLLATAAAHPGLADILRSLADRTAGTRLALVHGDVSPKNILVGPTGPVLLDAECAWYGDPAFDLAFCVNHLLLKSLVVPGRRAELLRSAQALAERYVRHVDWEPRSILEARAASLLPALLLARVDGKSPVEYLTDDRDRLFVRTVATALLRAPASTVTGVLDAWATALETQTAAGTGHQA
- a CDS encoding cupin domain-containing protein; protein product: MRRVVTGHDENGRSVVVSDGPVPRSREFTSLPGWVSRLPWATDPGQPVSRAGEDPTPKVTSLLPAPGGTRFIVLTFPPESAFADPAFDPVAFDREQRADSPGIAELIEPDGMHTTPTVDYGIVIQGEITLELDDGARTPLSAGDIVIQNGTRHAWRNLSGRPVTVAFVLVGTERDG
- a CDS encoding NAD(P)-dependent oxidoreductase, with product MIEQPNSTSRRNSAVTVLGLGPMGQAMTRTLLTAGHPVTVWNRTAGRADGVVTAGATLATTPGEAVEASDLVILSLTDYQAMYDILGDATASLAGRTLVNLSSDTPDRTREAATWAAAHGAGFLTGGVMVPAPMVGTEAAHVYYSGREQVMETHRAVLAALGTPRYLGADPGLAQLMYQAQLAVFLTGLSALMHATAMLGTAGLKASEALPELLSFTDSIGGILRAGERKPGVALDAGEHPGDLSTVTMMGATADHIVETSASLGLDLALPRAVQAHYRQAIGSGHGSDNWTRIIDSIRQRS
- a CDS encoding helix-turn-helix domain-containing protein, translating into MAKAPRCGPYICGIDAALDVVSGKWKGLILWELEAHGIRRFAELRRGLPGVSEKMLTQHLREMEEDGLVHRVVYAEVPPRVEYSLTEHGHTLNRALEPLGAWGVERIRREGSRVAEVSAG
- a CDS encoding 3-hydroxybutyryl-CoA dehydrogenase, whose protein sequence is MDPVTRLGVVGCGLMGSGIAEVAARHGIDVRVAESTPDAADAGRRRVTASLDRGVRHGKLSAEQRDQALARLSFTVDLGDMADRQFVVEAVAENRDVKTEVLRVLDKAVEDPAAVLATNTSSIPVVDLAVATERPERVVGLHFFNPVPVQRLVEVIPALVTGADTLRRARDFAGQLGKEAVQAPDRSGFVVNALLVPYLLSAVRMVESGAARPDDIDRGMELGCAHPMGPLRLLDLIGLDTAQAVAESMYEEYKEPLYAPPALLRRMVAAGHLGRKSGRGFHTYES